In the genome of Onychostoma macrolepis isolate SWU-2019 chromosome 10, ASM1243209v1, whole genome shotgun sequence, the window taaattcaacTGGctcagaaaaaataataattataacatttataacaTATAAATTCAAAGTGATATGAATAATTAACAACATATATGggtatattaaaattattttaacagttaaagtttaaatttaaaattaaaagcgTGCttaccagtgatgggaataacggcgttataaataaacggcgttactaacggcgttatttttttcagtaacgagtaatcaaacgaattactgtttccccgttacaacgccgttaccgttactgacaataaaatgtggcgttactatattatagaattaaatttttcagttcatctgaatggatgcgcagtgtacctttatttgacgtaccataaactctagtgtgaaggcgcacgactcgccgttgctttctctcacatacacgcacgcaaagaaagatacagagcaagagagtctttcataacaagCAGAATttacgcgctacatgtaaacgatattctttgttgtattttcctttggagttcctttggaattcttcagcttttaagaactgctgggttctctggtagtgggcggaactaatgcgcaaactacaatctcattggctggcgctcacctattattgtccctgttttgatttcagcaaatcaattcgagcgaacgcagacaacgtgattaatcttcatgaacccagcagctcattaatccttagtgcgttttatattgatgacaaatatgcattcatacttggttattctaattactaaagttctatcatcatataatattaaattatcataatattatattataatgcttgactgactgatactaagtgtcagtagataaatagtgtagattaatgtacaatgttttataataataatttattatttttagtgtccatttcattaatttaacatatttaatattcggggcatccaaagttatttgacgtttgaatttttttttttaaagtaacgcaatagttactttccctgttactactaactcagttactatttgtgagaagtaactagtaactataactaattacttttttaaagtaaagtgCCCAATACTGGTGCTTactcacaaacaaataaataaataaataaattttctttGGGGATCAATCGACTCAATCGGCGCTCCACTCTCTCGTCTGTCTGGTTCAGTAATCCGTGTTTCTGCGCTCTGTAGCGGCGCCTGTTCTTTCTTAGCTGCATGCTTCTCGTGCGCTGCAGCCTCATCCAGCATCAGTTTAATATCTAGCTTATCTGCTCAAAATGGCTCTTCACGTCCCCAAAGCCCCGGGCTTTGCTCAGATGTTAAAGGATGGTGCGAAGGTAGGGCTGTTGAAGAAGTGTTTTGCTcgtattgtgttgtttttagagcgcgcgcacacacacgcagtGACTCCTCATAGAGGTTTCTAGAACATGGGCCTCATAACGCCCAACTACCGGTAAAACCAGCACACGCTTCAGACTTCAACGGAAGAATAACATTTTATACAAGGCCGTCGCTACCATTAGGTCTTAATGAAATATCGTGGGTTTGACAGTAATTGTGTTTCGTTGGAAAGTAACGGATGAATGAAGTTAGCATGTTAGCTGAAGACATGTGCCACTGACAGACAGACCGCTGCTCACACCTCCATCACTCGCCCAACTGACTTATAGCTAATATTAGGAAGGTAATTGATTTTGGTTAGCTGTAGAAtcataaaactatttaaatgtacggTTTTATTTAACGACTATAAAAATTACATGAATAATCCAACGATAAATGATTCCCGTAAAAAGGGCACTTCCCTATTCGTAATCTCTGGATATTCGGTTTGTTGATGTGCTGATCAGATCGTTTAATTATAGGATTTAACCAAATAACACAATTTGCTTTCagagtttgtgtttttaatttccAGTTCATTTGTAACGGTTTAGCTTCTAAAACTTAAGTATTTGAGAATAGATATTGACGCCCATAGCTCTTGACACAAACATCACTCACTATATCAGCAAATATCATAACTAGTACTCATGGTTCTTTCTGTTAGATCTATACCAGTGTAGCattgctttttgttttctttgtatgatAGTAATGGTGTGTGAATCTACAATTACTGCATGATATATATGCAAAGTTTCTTAGAGAAATATTACTGTATACATTATAGAAATGTCATCTGATCCCTCGCTGCCTTGTATTTCACTTTGAAATAATCAGCATGCATGTTACTCAGTTTTGAATACTGAAACCACTAACCAACCCCAAATGTTTTATGTTAATATGACTTTTGACTTACGTTTGCTATTTGTTTTCCACAATCAGCACTATTCAGGTCTTGAGGAGGCTGTTTACAGGAACATCCAGGCATGCAAAGAACTGGCACAGACCACAAGAACTGCATACGGACCCAATGGTGAGGCTTATTTGTTCACTATGATGTATTAGACGTTTTTAGTGATATCACTGgatgtcacatgatcatttaattatttttaggtATGAACAAAATGGTCATCAACCACTTGGAGAAACTCTTTGTCACAAATGACGCTGCCACCATTCTCAGAGAGCTGGAGgtaaataatagtaattgtGATAAAAACAAGAACTAATGCATATAATTGGAAGAATATACGTctctttgttatttatttatgtttgtatctctctctctctctctttttttttttcttccttccttccatcAAGGTTCAGCACCCGGCAGCCAAAATGATCGTAATGGCATCCCACATGCAAGAGCAGGAAGTAGGCGATGGCACAAACTTTGTGCTGGTGTTTGCTGGTGCTCTGCTGGAGCTTGCAGAGGAGCTGCTGAGGATGGGCCTGTCTGTTTCAGAGGTCAGTAAACAACCACGCTAATGCAGTATGTCACTGTTAGGAAAAGAGGTTTGCATTAAGTggtataaattaaaaaaaaaaaaaaaaaatttttagacTCTCAGCCCAAAGTTTGGTTCCcatactaaaaaaaatatgtatttgtttaggATGTTTTATGTATCTTTTCTGGGTCTGAACAGACCTGggttaaatgtgaccctggaccacaaaaccagtcttaagtcgctggggtatatttgtagcaatagctaaaCTTATCAAAGGtttagtaatatgtattgctaagaacttcatttggacaactttaaaggccgttttctcaatatttagatttttttgctccctcagattccagattttcaaatagttgtatctcggccaaatattgtccgatcctaacaagtgatgtataaatttcaattaaaaaaaattcacccttgtggtccagggtcacaaatagtaTGAATAATCGCTGCAAATTCATGTTAAGTTTGAGAACTACTGtatcatttatttgcattattgaTGGCATGTTTGCCTGATGATTATGTTGAATCCCAGGTGATTGAGGGTTACGAGATGGCATGTAGGAAAACTCTGGAGATTCTGCCCGACTGCGTCTGTTCATCTGTGAAGAACCTGCACGATCTGGAtgaggccacagccatgatccGCTCAGCTGTCATGAGCAAACAGTACGGCAACGAGGACTTCCTGGCCAACCTCATCGCACAGGCCTGCGGTAAGACATGATTGCTTCGGTGTACTCTGAGAAAGTTCAGTTTAATGTTGTGATAgtgtttttttcaattttatttcattttaatcattttatttaattactacTTATTTTACAGTCTCTATCTTCCCCGAGTCTGGCAATTTCAATGTCGATAATGTCAGAGTGTGCAAAATTTTGGTAAGTTTAACTTGAATTTAGGCACTTCTTTAAATGAATGAGGTGTCTGTGGGTCAGTTTcagttatttgttttgtttttttctttgtaggGCTGTGGACTAAACTCTTCTATGATGCTTCATGGGATGGTATTTAAGAAAGAGACAGAAGGAGACATCACATCAGTGAAAGGCGCAAAGATTGCAGTGTTCTCCTGTCCGTTTGACTGCATGCTTACTGAAACAAAGGTAGGAAAATGCTTATTGAATTGGATTAGATGGACCTTTTGTATCTATGAGTTAATTCTTACAgtaattattttgtatgttgttcAAGAAATGTGCTTTAAATCATGTTCTCCTTTGCTTTTGGGCTTTCGTCCTTCAATATTTCTTTCTGATGCTTCACAGGGAACAGTACTTATAAAGAACGCAGAGGAGCTCATGAATTTCAGTAAAGGAGAAGAGGACCTGATGGAGGCCCAGGTGAAGTCTGTTGCTGATTCAGGGGCCAATGTGGTTGTGACTGGGGGCAAAGTTGCTGACATGGCCCTTCATTACGCCAACAAGTATAAGCTCATGGTGGTCAGGTGAGAGAGAGGAAGATCCCTTCTTTTTTGTGCTGCTTGATTCAGCAATTATTCAGGTTGGCTTGTTAAATGAGAATAAAAGCAAAATTTATAAATGCTGTTTGTACTTGACCCAGGCTGAATTCAAAATGGGACCTCAGAAGACTATGCAAAACGGTTGGAGCCACAGCATTGCCCAGACTGGTGAGTTATTTTGAGTTAAGTTTCATGAGTGCATTTTGTATGATGTGAGTTGGTGACAAGCCAGTTGACATCATTATGGTCACTCTGTGTCAGTCTCAATTTTGTTGATTTTTCAAAACAGACTCCCCCGACCCCAGAAGAGATGGGACACTGTGACGGGGTGTACCTCTCTGAAGTTGGAGATACGCAGGTTGTGGTCTTCAAACATGGTAAGAAAAATataacactgtgtgtgtgtgtgtgtgtgtgtgtgtgtgtgtatatatatatatatatatatatatatatatatatatatatatatatatatatatatatatatatatatatatatatatatatatataaaaaaaaatttggtcttgtcatttttatttttcaaaaaccctgaaaaaaaaagaaaaataatgtatcacagtttccacataaatatcaagcagcacgactcttaaacattgataataatgagaaatgtttctaaGCATCAGATCAgcatggctgctaaaaattcagctttgcaatcataggaattaattacattttaaaatatattaaagttttttttttgtatttgtaaccATAAAAAGTTtacattgaattaaaattaaattaatgatttatgataaataaaattgcaCTTAAATCTAAAGCAAACTAGAAGTAAACCTGTGATAAAATGCaccaacaattaaaatatttaaatatattttattattattattattattatggttttGGGCTGAAATGTGGCTGAATCACTCACTCACCAACATCCCTTGTAGACAGATGtctgtgacttttttttcttgatttatGTAGCTTGTTAAGCAAACTGAGCTTTGTAAATATTGTTGTTTAGTCTGGGGGTGATGTATCCAGACAGCTCATGTCATTTCACTCCTTTTAATTCCAGATAAAGAGGATGGCGCTATCTCTACTTTAGTAATTCGTGGGTCCACAGACAACCTGATGGATGACATTGAGCGTGCTATCGACGATGGAGTTAACACCTTTAAAGTCCTTGTCAGGGTGAGCTACTTTAAAACTCTACCCCAAAAAACACTTCtaatataaatcttttaaatCATGACAAAATGTGACCCTAACAGAAACATTTCCCCTCAGGATGCACGTCTTTGTCCAGGTGCCGGTGCCACTGAAATTGAGCTGGCGAAACACATCACCTCCTATGGAGAAGTAAGCAAATCAATCTCATCTCATTTTGCTGTTGGCCAAACCTGAAGAGTGTAAATAATTTGAACATGTCCTCTAAAGTCTTGCCCAGGCCTGGAGCAGTACGCCATCAAGAAGTACGCAGAGGCGTTTGAAGCACTGCCCCGTGCTCTGGCAGAAAACTCTGGCATCAAGGGCAATGAGCTGATCTCCAAACTGTACGCCGCGCACCACGAGGGCAACAAGAACTCTGGCTTTGATATTGAGGTGAGGGAACAAGAAGCTGTTTCTAATTTGGAGACAAAACAGTCctgatataaataaaaagagggACCCTAAATCGTGCATTTTAAGGTGTAATTGATGACTATATACTTGTTTTGAACCATTCAGGGAGAGGGGCCTGCATTGAAGGACATGATGGAGGCTGGTATCCTCGAACCATACCTGGCCAAGCACTGGGGAATCAAATTGGCCACAAACGCAGCCATCACCGTTCTCCGTGTGGATCAGGTTAGCTCTTCGCTTTACAATTACTTATCTTTCAGTTTCTTATTCCGTTCACGTTTATCGATTTAGGTGCTTTGTTAGCCTGTTACTTTCTGGATTATAATGTGATGTGTATATGCCAGATCATTATGGCAAAGCCAGCAGGGGGACCCAGAGCCCCCAAACAGCAAGGACACTGGGACAAAGACGGTTGGGATGAGGAGCCAGACAAATTTGATACTCATCATTGATAAGAAATCCTAAATAATTGCAAAGGTGCACAAAAACACGCCACTGTTTGGAGTGCCTAACCACTGGAGTGTGACTCGGGTTGCATGAACACTGTGGAAATTCACCATGAATTTGTGGACAAAGAGTCTAACCTGTTTTTATACCACAGATAAAATAGTTATGCTGTTTAAATTGAGCTGAGAAGCATTAGTTAAGTTTAAGTTGGGTATAGATCACCCCAaagtgaaaattgtcatttactcatataggtttggaacaacttgatggtgagtttctttcttctgttgaacacaaaagaagatattttgaagaatgtatgATGTGTTTTGAACGAAACGGCTGCTGGTAGCTATTGACTTCcacagcaactgtttggttaccaacattgttCAAAATTTCCTCtctttttgttcaataaaagaaagaaactcgtacatGTTTGTAACcgcatgaggatgagtaaatgacactattttcatatttggttGAATGATCCCCGtttaattagagataatgagtatAACGGTTGTCTCCTAACTGTCTGTTTTTCTTCACGAGCATCACTAATTTGTCATACTCTGTGACATTTTGAATGTCATTGGGGATTTTGGCACAATTTACTTGCATGCCGCATGCACTAAAAGCACTTTTGCGcacaagtgactgtcttttaCTCTGTAAGTGTCTGACAATGTCTGCTTCTCCTCCACAGATTATAATGGCCAAGCCGGCTGGTGGACCCAAAGCTCCACAAGGAAAGAAGGACTGGGATG includes:
- the cct8 gene encoding T-complex protein 1 subunit theta isoform X2, whose protein sequence is MALHVPKAPGFAQMLKDGAKHYSGLEEAVYRNIQACKELAQTTRTAYGPNGMNKMVINHLEKLFVTNDAATILRELEVQHPAAKMIVMASHMQEQEVGDGTNFVLVFAGALLELAEELLRMGLSVSEVIEGYEMACRKTLEILPDCVCSSVKNLHDLDEATAMIRSAVMSKQYGNEDFLANLIAQACVSIFPESGNFNVDNVRVCKILGCGLNSSMMLHGMVFKKETEGDITSVKGAKIAVFSCPFDCMLTETKGTVLIKNAEELMNFSKGEEDLMEAQVKSVADSGANVVVTGGKVADMALHYANKYKLMVVRLNSKWDLRRLCKTVGATALPRLTPPTPEEMGHCDGVYLSEVGDTQVVVFKHDKEDGAISTLVIRGSTDNLMDDIERAIDDGVNTFKVLVRDARLCPGAGATEIELAKHITSYGESCPGLEQYAIKKYAEAFEALPRALAENSGIKGNELISKLYAAHHEGNKNSGFDIEGEGPALKDMMEAGILEPYLAKHWGIKLATNAAITVLRVDQIIMAKPAGGPKAPQGKKDWDEDD
- the cct8 gene encoding T-complex protein 1 subunit theta isoform X1 → MALHVPKAPGFAQMLKDGAKHYSGLEEAVYRNIQACKELAQTTRTAYGPNGMNKMVINHLEKLFVTNDAATILRELEVQHPAAKMIVMASHMQEQEVGDGTNFVLVFAGALLELAEELLRMGLSVSEVIEGYEMACRKTLEILPDCVCSSVKNLHDLDEATAMIRSAVMSKQYGNEDFLANLIAQACVSIFPESGNFNVDNVRVCKILGCGLNSSMMLHGMVFKKETEGDITSVKGAKIAVFSCPFDCMLTETKGTVLIKNAEELMNFSKGEEDLMEAQVKSVADSGANVVVTGGKVADMALHYANKYKLMVVRLNSKWDLRRLCKTVGATALPRLTPPTPEEMGHCDGVYLSEVGDTQVVVFKHDKEDGAISTLVIRGSTDNLMDDIERAIDDGVNTFKVLVRDARLCPGAGATEIELAKHITSYGESCPGLEQYAIKKYAEAFEALPRALAENSGIKGNELISKLYAAHHEGNKNSGFDIEGEGPALKDMMEAGILEPYLAKHWGIKLATNAAITVLRVDQIIMAKPAGGPRAPKQQGHWDKDGWDEEPDKFDTHH